A single region of the Sulfurospirillum arsenophilum NBRC 109478 genome encodes:
- a CDS encoding DUF2061 domain-containing protein has product MVEHKKRSIVKAISWRTLGTVDTMLISFIVTGSPLAALSIGAFELITKTLLYYFHERAWNKIDFGRQKPQLEYQI; this is encoded by the coding sequence ATGGTAGAGCACAAAAAACGTAGTATTGTCAAAGCGATCTCTTGGAGAACACTTGGAACTGTTGACACCATGTTGATTAGTTTTATTGTTACGGGAAGCCCACTTGCCGCTCTCTCTATCGGAGCGTTTGAGCTTATCACCAAAACATTGCTATACTATTTCCATGAAAGAGCATGGAATAAGATCGATTTTGGTCGCCAAAAACCTCAATTAGAGTATCAAATATGA
- a CDS encoding M67 family metallopeptidase has product MIKIPQSVYDEIVAHALKDTPIEACGYLAGIEGEVKYAIPMKNTDASNEHFSFDPQEQFDAFKKTQKEGLRLISVYHSHPETPARPSEEDIRLAYDPNVSYVIVSLAGKTPDMKSFIIKNKTVEKEEIEII; this is encoded by the coding sequence ATGATTAAAATCCCACAAAGCGTGTACGATGAAATCGTCGCACACGCCTTAAAAGATACACCCATCGAAGCGTGTGGTTATCTTGCAGGAATAGAGGGCGAAGTAAAATACGCCATCCCTATGAAAAATACGGATGCGAGCAATGAACACTTCAGCTTTGATCCGCAAGAGCAGTTTGATGCGTTTAAAAAGACGCAAAAAGAGGGGTTGAGACTGATCTCTGTTTACCACTCTCACCCAGAAACACCCGCACGTCCGAGCGAAGAGGACATTCGTTTGGCGTATGATCCTAATGTGAGTTATGTTATCGTCTCTCTTGCCGGTAAAACGCCTGACATGAAGTCATTTATTATTAAAAATAAAACGGTTGAAAAAGAAGAAATTGAAATTATTTAA
- the thiS gene encoding sulfur carrier protein ThiS, translating into MKLIINGDAKEIKDGISLPELLIIENVEQPDMVSVQLNDEFIRQDEHKNIVLKDGDEINFLYFMGGGA; encoded by the coding sequence ATGAAATTAATAATAAACGGCGATGCAAAAGAAATTAAAGATGGTATTAGCTTACCAGAACTACTCATTATCGAGAATGTAGAACAACCTGACATGGTTTCCGTTCAACTTAATGACGAGTTTATAAGACAAGATGAACACAAAAATATTGTCTTAAAAGATGGCGATGAGATCAACTTTTTATACTTTATGGGAGGTGGCGCGTGA
- a CDS encoding sulfate adenylyltransferase subunit 1: MQRLNIVITGHVDHGKSTLIGRLLADTDSLPQGKLESVKKMCENNARPFEYAFLLDALADEQKQGITIDSARVFFQSKKREYIIIDAPGHIEFLKNMISGASRAEAALLLIDAKEGVAENSKRHGMLLSLLGIKQVAIVVNKMDLVNFSEIAFTKLKVEYSEYLATLGIKSDIFIPISAREGVNLIEHSSSTPWYKGPTVLEILDSFKSVEEKENDDFRMPLQDVYKFTRDNDDRRIYAGTVTSGELNVGDEVVFYPSLKRSKVASIESFNTEVKTSVKESEAIGFTLQTQIYVRNGDVVARADQSAPKVSNRFEANLFWLGSKPLELDKPYKIKIGSAQSTIYLEEIKRVIDGDTLDRADEPSVGRHEAACVIFRVHDLLAMELFAENQKLGRFVIVDEYDIAGGGIITEVLEQYTTRRTKSLHVSDILVDKASTSAEFEEELFALLRKHFPHQFN, from the coding sequence ATGCAAAGACTCAATATTGTCATCACAGGACACGTCGATCATGGTAAGAGTACGCTCATCGGGCGTCTGCTTGCCGATACCGACTCATTGCCACAAGGAAAACTTGAGAGTGTGAAAAAGATGTGTGAAAACAACGCACGTCCGTTTGAGTACGCTTTCTTGCTTGACGCACTTGCCGATGAGCAAAAACAAGGCATTACGATAGACAGTGCGCGCGTCTTTTTTCAAAGTAAAAAACGAGAGTACATCATCATCGATGCACCCGGTCATATCGAATTTTTGAAAAACATGATCAGTGGAGCGTCTCGTGCTGAGGCAGCGTTGCTTCTCATCGACGCTAAAGAAGGTGTGGCGGAGAACTCTAAACGTCATGGTATGTTGCTCTCTCTTTTGGGCATCAAACAAGTGGCGATTGTGGTCAATAAAATGGACTTGGTCAACTTTAGTGAAATCGCCTTTACAAAACTGAAAGTGGAGTACAGCGAATACCTTGCAACATTGGGTATTAAAAGCGACATCTTCATCCCGATCAGTGCAAGAGAAGGTGTGAATTTGATCGAGCATTCTAGCTCAACACCATGGTATAAAGGGCCAACCGTTTTAGAAATTTTAGATAGTTTCAAAAGCGTGGAAGAAAAAGAGAATGACGATTTTAGAATGCCATTGCAAGATGTGTACAAGTTTACACGTGACAACGATGACCGCCGTATCTATGCAGGAACCGTAACCAGTGGTGAGCTAAATGTCGGTGATGAAGTGGTATTTTACCCTTCTCTTAAACGTTCTAAAGTTGCAAGTATCGAGAGCTTTAACACCGAAGTCAAAACGAGTGTCAAAGAGAGTGAGGCGATTGGCTTTACACTTCAAACACAAATTTACGTGCGAAACGGTGATGTGGTAGCCAGAGCTGATCAAAGTGCGCCAAAGGTGAGCAACCGTTTTGAAGCGAACCTCTTTTGGTTGGGTTCAAAACCCTTGGAGCTGGATAAACCGTACAAAATAAAGATCGGTTCAGCACAAAGCACGATCTATCTTGAAGAGATCAAACGTGTGATCGATGGCGATACGTTAGATCGTGCCGACGAGCCAAGTGTCGGACGCCATGAAGCAGCATGCGTCATCTTTAGAGTACACGATCTTTTGGCGATGGAGCTTTTTGCTGAGAACCAAAAGTTAGGTCGTTTTGTCATCGTTGATGAGTATGACATCGCAGGCGGTGGTATCATTACTGAAGTTTTGGAGCAGTACACAACACGTCGCACAAAGTCTTTACATGTAAGCGATATTTTGGTCGACAAAGCAAGTACCAGTGCAGAGTTTGAAGAGGAGCTTTTTGCCCTGCTTCGTAAACATTTTCCACATCAATTTAATTAA
- a CDS encoding aminotransferase class V-fold PLP-dependent enzyme produces MGFTTKALHAKPAHKDQHGAMRFPIYQSSAFEFEKAEDLEAVFKGQKMGHVYTRSSNPSIEEFELKIKAISGAFGVIATATGMAAISNALFALLKSGDNIITTKYLFGNTLSLFQTLFSDFGVEVRYVDLSDLEAIKANIDAKTRFLFCESISNPQLIVPDFSAIKSVLKELHVPLIVDTTATPWNIFDAKKHGVDIEIISATKYISGGGHVLGGLIIDNGTFNWKNHATLEPYYKKFGPNAFIARLRKETFRNLGASLSPQSAYLLSLGLETLDLRVQRSCQNALLVAKHLQTKTEIISVEYPFLESSSAYANASKQFSGGGGLVSFSFKDKEATYAFLNRLNIIKRGTNVQDNKSLAIATYHTIYAEYSVEQKAAYGLTEGMIRLSVGIEDLEDLITDIDQALAYQETLTVEARSPKDNYAFDV; encoded by the coding sequence ATGGGATTTACGACCAAAGCATTGCATGCCAAACCTGCACACAAAGACCAACATGGCGCAATGCGCTTCCCTATTTACCAAAGTTCAGCCTTTGAATTTGAGAAAGCAGAAGACCTTGAGGCTGTTTTTAAAGGTCAAAAGATGGGACATGTGTATACACGCTCCTCAAACCCGTCTATTGAAGAGTTTGAACTCAAAATCAAAGCGATCAGTGGTGCTTTTGGTGTCATAGCAACTGCTACGGGTATGGCAGCCATCTCAAATGCGCTGTTTGCACTTTTAAAAAGTGGCGATAACATCATCACAACCAAGTACCTTTTTGGCAACACGCTCTCCTTATTCCAAACACTTTTCAGTGATTTTGGTGTGGAAGTGCGTTATGTGGATTTAAGCGATTTAGAGGCAATCAAAGCCAATATTGATGCGAAAACACGCTTCCTTTTTTGCGAAAGTATCAGCAATCCACAGCTTATCGTACCTGATTTTAGTGCGATAAAAAGTGTTTTAAAAGAGCTTCATGTCCCTTTGATCGTCGATACAACAGCGACACCTTGGAACATCTTTGATGCTAAAAAACACGGTGTGGATATTGAGATTATCTCCGCAACCAAATACATTTCAGGTGGTGGGCATGTTTTGGGTGGTTTAATCATCGATAATGGCACCTTTAATTGGAAAAACCATGCGACACTTGAGCCTTACTACAAGAAATTTGGACCCAATGCGTTCATCGCACGTCTTCGCAAAGAGACTTTTAGAAACCTAGGGGCTTCACTTTCGCCTCAAAGTGCTTACTTACTTTCCTTAGGGCTTGAAACGCTTGATCTAAGAGTGCAGAGAAGCTGTCAAAACGCGCTTTTAGTGGCAAAGCACTTGCAAACAAAAACTGAAATTATCAGCGTTGAGTACCCCTTTTTAGAGAGTTCTTCTGCGTATGCTAACGCTTCCAAACAGTTTAGTGGTGGCGGAGGACTTGTGAGTTTTAGCTTTAAAGACAAAGAAGCCACCTATGCCTTTTTAAATCGCCTCAACATCATCAAGCGAGGAACGAACGTCCAAGATAACAAATCTTTGGCGATTGCAACGTACCACACGATTTACGCGGAATACTCTGTTGAACAAAAAGCAGCTTACGGACTCACAGAGGGGATGATTCGTCTTTCTGTTGGTATTGAGGATTTGGAAGATTTGATCACAGATATCGACCAAGCATTAGCCTATCAAGAGACACTCACAGTGGAAGCTAGATCACCAAAAGATAATTATGCTTTTGATGTTTAA
- a CDS encoding sulfurtransferase TusA family protein: protein MSRYTIPEMVYEDLEVFKKNHAEFLAGTLDELTFKTMRVPFGVYEQRAANTFMVRIKLAGGILTPKQLLTLSDLAEKYAHEAIHITTRGGAQLHYVKIEDIIDIITTLHSIDLSGRGGGGNTVRNVMADPLAGTAKDEIFDVSPYALAMTSKMLEQKDSFALPRKFKITFSGSEADRGYATIHDVGFIAKIQDGVKGFKLFTAGGMGAKSRLGTLLRDFVPDTEVFLYSQAIKQVFDKYGNRKNKHAARLRFLFEDLGLEEFNKLLDVELKAVKAKGDWEMPITEIERDFGDTTHEPFTIPENIKKWWNRYVYAQKQEGLYGCKVPVHLGDIHFENARALANALLPFGEDVLRFTGDQNLYIRNLTAPQMVSLHDILQKFSVEVSKPTLFGDMVACTGAATCQLGIARPRGAVDAIQKRLNKLIDERDYDALQGFKIHLSGCPNSCGKHLIGDLGFFGKVQRNEGYSYPAYNVVAGSRTHGDGSVYAQKAGDVAAFHVPAFVEEVLDTWLLHVKAYESFADWIDDGGLAIITEISKKYVDIPSFKEDKNPYFDYDAVELFSLKGRGTGECSAGMYDLIEADKKALKEALEKEEKDYELIRLLAARMLLVTRGEDARDKAGVLKAFKTLFVDTTLLNAYFGTMLEGDADEKSIELAEEVIKLYETMDNTLKFAKEKELAAAATQTEEKSAHFKDLSGVACPMNFVKTKMELSKIGSGEVLEILLDDGAPIDNVPKSVAGEGHKVESTTKEGNGWRVRIVKK from the coding sequence ATGAGCAGATATACTATCCCTGAAATGGTCTATGAAGACCTTGAAGTTTTCAAAAAAAACCATGCCGAGTTTTTGGCTGGAACGCTTGATGAGCTTACTTTTAAAACGATGCGAGTCCCTTTTGGTGTGTATGAGCAACGCGCGGCCAATACCTTTATGGTGCGCATCAAACTTGCAGGCGGTATCCTAACCCCCAAACAACTTTTAACACTCTCAGACTTGGCTGAAAAGTACGCGCACGAGGCGATTCACATCACCACACGTGGCGGCGCACAGCTCCACTATGTCAAGATCGAAGACATCATCGACATTATCACAACATTGCACAGCATTGACCTCAGTGGTCGTGGTGGCGGAGGCAATACTGTCCGTAACGTTATGGCTGACCCACTTGCAGGCACAGCGAAAGATGAAATTTTCGATGTTTCACCTTACGCCCTTGCGATGACTTCTAAAATGCTAGAGCAAAAAGACTCATTTGCTCTTCCACGAAAATTTAAAATCACCTTTAGTGGCTCAGAAGCAGACCGCGGTTATGCAACCATCCATGATGTAGGCTTTATCGCTAAGATTCAAGATGGCGTGAAAGGGTTTAAACTCTTCACCGCTGGCGGTATGGGTGCGAAGTCTCGTTTGGGAACACTGTTGCGTGACTTTGTACCAGACACCGAGGTCTTTTTATACTCTCAAGCCATCAAACAAGTGTTCGACAAATACGGCAACCGCAAAAACAAACATGCTGCGCGTCTTCGCTTTTTGTTTGAAGATCTTGGTCTTGAAGAGTTTAACAAACTCCTTGACGTAGAGCTTAAAGCAGTAAAAGCAAAAGGTGACTGGGAAATGCCCATCACTGAAATTGAACGCGACTTCGGCGATACTACGCATGAGCCATTTACGATTCCTGAAAATATTAAAAAATGGTGGAACCGCTACGTTTATGCCCAAAAACAAGAGGGGCTTTACGGATGTAAAGTGCCTGTGCATTTAGGCGACATTCACTTTGAAAACGCACGCGCTCTTGCCAATGCTTTACTTCCTTTTGGTGAAGATGTCCTTCGTTTTACAGGTGACCAAAACCTCTACATCCGAAACCTAACAGCGCCTCAAATGGTAAGTTTACACGACATCTTGCAAAAATTTTCTGTTGAAGTCTCTAAACCAACGCTCTTTGGCGATATGGTCGCGTGTACGGGTGCGGCAACGTGTCAACTCGGCATCGCTCGCCCTCGTGGTGCAGTCGATGCGATTCAAAAACGCCTCAATAAACTCATCGATGAGCGTGATTATGACGCCCTTCAAGGATTTAAAATCCATTTATCTGGTTGTCCAAACAGTTGTGGAAAACACCTCATTGGCGATCTTGGCTTTTTTGGAAAAGTGCAACGCAATGAGGGCTACTCCTACCCAGCTTACAACGTCGTAGCAGGTTCACGCACCCATGGTGATGGCAGTGTCTATGCACAAAAAGCGGGTGATGTTGCAGCGTTTCATGTCCCTGCGTTTGTGGAAGAAGTTTTGGATACGTGGCTTTTACATGTAAAGGCATACGAGAGTTTTGCAGACTGGATTGACGATGGTGGACTTGCCATCATTACAGAGATCAGCAAAAAATACGTGGATATCCCCTCGTTCAAAGAGGACAAAAACCCTTACTTTGATTACGATGCCGTTGAGCTCTTCTCTTTGAAAGGTCGAGGAACAGGCGAATGTAGTGCAGGTATGTATGACCTCATCGAAGCCGATAAAAAGGCACTTAAAGAAGCGTTAGAAAAAGAAGAGAAAGACTATGAGTTGATTCGTCTTTTAGCCGCTCGTATGCTACTCGTCACACGTGGAGAGGATGCACGCGATAAAGCAGGTGTTCTCAAAGCCTTTAAAACACTTTTTGTCGATACAACACTGCTCAATGCTTACTTTGGCACTATGCTAGAGGGCGATGCGGATGAAAAATCTATCGAACTGGCTGAAGAGGTCATCAAACTCTATGAGACAATGGACAATACCCTGAAATTTGCCAAAGAGAAAGAGCTCGCAGCAGCGGCTACACAGACCGAAGAAAAATCAGCCCATTTTAAAGACCTAAGCGGTGTGGCGTGCCCGATGAACTTTGTCAAAACAAAGATGGAACTCTCCAAAATTGGAAGTGGCGAAGTCTTAGAGATTTTGCTCGACGATGGCGCACCGATTGACAATGTTCCAAAATCTGTCGCAGGCGAAGGACACAAAGTTGAAAGTACCACCAAAGAAGGTAACGGCTGGCGCGTAAGGATCGTTAAAAAATGA
- a CDS encoding HesA/MoeB/ThiF family protein, translating into MRDFSDEELERYSRHIILQDVGIEGQEKIANSKILVIGAGGLGSPVALYLAAAGVGEIGIVDGDVVDLSNLQRQVIHATADIGVPKVLSAKAKMEAINPNVKVTVYQKFLDASNILDIVKGYDFVIDGTDNFSAKFLINDACILANVPYSHGGILRFGGQTMTIKPHESACYACVFDSPPPANAIPTCSSAGILGAVAGMLGTIQAAEALKYIVGVGEPLYNRLLTFDAKSMNFRNVNFKKNPKCRVCGGEGIKEIRDYEAVVCEAKL; encoded by the coding sequence GTGAGAGATTTTAGCGATGAGGAATTAGAGCGTTATTCACGTCACATCATCCTCCAAGATGTGGGTATTGAAGGGCAAGAGAAGATTGCTAATTCTAAGATTTTAGTGATTGGCGCGGGTGGACTTGGCTCTCCTGTGGCACTTTACTTAGCCGCAGCAGGTGTGGGCGAAATTGGCATCGTGGATGGCGATGTGGTTGACCTTTCAAACCTTCAACGTCAAGTCATTCATGCCACAGCAGACATTGGTGTTCCTAAGGTTCTCTCGGCGAAAGCGAAAATGGAAGCGATTAACCCCAATGTTAAAGTCACCGTCTATCAAAAATTCTTAGACGCTTCAAACATTTTAGACATCGTCAAAGGCTACGACTTTGTCATCGATGGAACCGACAATTTTTCGGCGAAATTTTTGATTAACGATGCGTGTATCTTGGCAAATGTACCTTATTCACACGGTGGCATTTTGCGTTTTGGCGGACAAACGATGACGATTAAGCCGCATGAGAGTGCGTGTTACGCGTGTGTGTTTGACAGCCCTCCCCCTGCGAATGCGATTCCTACATGTTCGAGTGCGGGCATTTTAGGCGCAGTTGCGGGCATGCTTGGAACCATCCAAGCCGCAGAAGCTTTAAAATACATCGTCGGTGTAGGTGAGCCCCTTTACAACAGACTGTTAACCTTTGATGCAAAAAGTATGAATTTTAGAAATGTGAATTTCAAGAAAAACCCTAAATGTCGTGTGTGCGGTGGCGAGGGAATTAAAGAAATTAGAGATTATGAAGCGGTGGTTTGTGAGGCAAAACTATGA
- the cysD gene encoding sulfate adenylyltransferase subunit CysD produces MDHLDRLEAQSIYILREAYRSFPNLAMLWSIGKDSTVLLWLTRKAFFGHVPYPLVHIDTAFKIPEMIKYRDEIAVQWDLNLVVGQNKEALAKGETFVNGLDRLSCCKKLKSDALKYTLDGTWARRKWNPYKKTWEDELNGAPYTGVIVGVRADEEGSRSKERVFSARDEKSEWDASTQPPELWNQYKTDFAPGTHVRIHPLLEWTELNIWEYIERENIPIISLYFDQGNGKRYRSLGCYPCTAPVDSVARNPKEIIEELTSGKFKDIAERSGRAQDKDGGGTLEALRKEGYM; encoded by the coding sequence ATGGATCATTTAGACCGACTCGAAGCGCAGAGTATCTACATTTTGAGAGAAGCATACAGAAGCTTCCCAAACCTTGCCATGCTTTGGAGCATTGGTAAAGACAGCACCGTACTTTTGTGGCTTACGCGAAAAGCATTTTTTGGACATGTGCCCTATCCGTTGGTACACATCGACACGGCGTTTAAAATTCCTGAGATGATTAAATACCGCGATGAAATCGCCGTACAGTGGGATTTGAACCTCGTCGTTGGACAAAACAAAGAAGCACTTGCGAAAGGTGAAACTTTTGTCAATGGACTCGATCGTCTCAGTTGTTGTAAAAAGCTTAAAAGTGACGCACTGAAGTACACACTTGATGGTACATGGGCACGACGCAAATGGAATCCTTACAAAAAAACATGGGAAGATGAGTTAAACGGAGCACCTTATACGGGTGTCATTGTTGGTGTTAGGGCTGATGAAGAGGGAAGTCGCTCCAAAGAGCGCGTCTTTTCAGCACGTGATGAAAAAAGCGAATGGGACGCAAGTACGCAACCGCCAGAACTTTGGAATCAGTATAAAACCGATTTTGCGCCTGGAACGCATGTGCGCATTCACCCACTTTTGGAGTGGACGGAGCTGAACATTTGGGAGTACATTGAGAGGGAAAACATTCCGATTATCTCGCTTTACTTTGACCAAGGCAATGGTAAACGTTACCGCTCTTTAGGCTGTTATCCGTGTACGGCACCTGTGGACTCGGTGGCTCGTAACCCAAAAGAGATCATCGAAGAGCTGACCAGTGGTAAGTTTAAAGACATTGCGGAGCGTTCTGGTCGCGCCCAAGACAAAGATGGCGGCGGCACGCTTGAAGCACTAAGAAAAGAAGGATATATGTAA
- the cobA gene encoding uroporphyrinogen-III C-methyltransferase — translation MSTLGIALTPKRTLLIGAGKVAAQKARVLDSLDFAYEIVAESRLDAYFDSKTFTCKAFEDADAEGFEVIIDASGNESVTKRLVALKPQLHFWLNVVDVPELCDFYFSALTRRGDIQVAVSSGGSSPTLAQVIRNKIEKILPHDLTSLIERLKNERKKPDRDLDKLRDIAKAGVGKVFLIGCGTGYVGNLTLDALNAFELLDVALVDALVSEEIRSLIPLTCKVVDVSKKKGFHSKTQDEINALLVEYAKEGLVVGRLKGGDPLLFGRLGEEKQVLAKEGIAFEVINGITSALRSCTVSGIVPTIRDISKGVTIVSAHLRETLFNDDWVSILKQPLHTVIVLMAHSFAKKIEDAIAKHGIDPNLPAAFVSKIDLPDQITIVGTVGKLDKMATLCATPAVLIIGECVAKENIVPAVNSGKIIYM, via the coding sequence ATGAGTACCTTAGGCATCGCGCTCACACCTAAACGCACGCTTTTGATTGGGGCGGGCAAAGTCGCCGCACAAAAAGCGCGCGTACTGGACAGTCTTGATTTTGCGTATGAAATCGTCGCAGAATCAAGGCTCGATGCCTATTTTGATTCCAAAACCTTTACATGTAAAGCGTTTGAGGATGCTGATGCAGAAGGGTTTGAGGTGATTATTGACGCGAGCGGCAATGAGAGCGTGACCAAGCGTTTGGTTGCTCTGAAACCTCAGCTTCATTTTTGGCTCAACGTCGTGGACGTTCCTGAACTCTGTGATTTTTACTTTAGTGCGCTTACCCGTCGTGGCGACATTCAAGTTGCGGTGAGTAGTGGCGGTAGTTCGCCAACCTTAGCGCAAGTCATTCGTAACAAAATTGAAAAAATTCTACCGCATGATTTGACCTCTTTAATTGAGCGTCTGAAAAACGAGCGTAAAAAGCCAGACCGCGATTTGGATAAACTAAGAGACATCGCCAAAGCGGGTGTTGGAAAAGTCTTTCTCATCGGCTGTGGCACAGGTTATGTGGGCAATCTCACGTTAGATGCTTTAAATGCCTTTGAACTGCTCGATGTGGCGTTGGTGGATGCGCTGGTTTCAGAAGAAATTCGCTCCCTCATTCCGCTTACATGTAAAGTCGTCGATGTCAGTAAAAAGAAGGGTTTTCACTCCAAAACACAAGATGAAATCAATGCTCTTTTAGTGGAGTATGCTAAAGAGGGGTTGGTTGTCGGACGGCTTAAAGGGGGCGACCCACTTCTGTTTGGTCGCTTGGGTGAAGAGAAGCAGGTCTTAGCAAAAGAAGGCATTGCGTTTGAAGTCATCAATGGCATTACCTCAGCCCTAAGATCATGCACGGTTTCAGGCATTGTGCCAACGATTCGTGACATTTCCAAAGGGGTAACCATCGTCTCGGCGCACCTTCGAGAGACGCTTTTCAATGATGATTGGGTGAGCATTTTGAAACAACCCTTGCATACGGTTATTGTTTTGATGGCACACAGTTTTGCGAAAAAGATCGAAGATGCCATAGCTAAACATGGTATCGACCCCAACCTTCCCGCCGCGTTTGTCTCGAAGATTGACCTACCCGATCAGATTACCATAGTGGGAACTGTGGGAAAATTAGATAAAATGGCAACATTATGCGCCACACCCGCGGTCTTAATCATCGGTGAGTGTGTCGCAAAAGAGAATATAGTACCAGCCGTTAATAGCGGCAAAATCATTTACATGTAA
- a CDS encoding phosphoadenylyl-sulfate reductase translates to MSQTYEIKVAEAINSLKELVGAKALKVTLAFSHQNEDAINISLAQKAGIDFDIFTLETHKLFDESLAYEKEIEAFFGVEIKRFSASDEQIKDLEAKVGEYGIFDDINLRKECCHVRKLIPLAQALKGYDGWISGIRIAQSITRSDTKLVEFDGKFELLKFNPLTHFSDEDVERYMAEFAIPQNTLYAKGFKSIGCKPCTRAIKEGEDIRAGRWWWENPEHKECGLHLHKKD, encoded by the coding sequence ATGAGCCAAACGTATGAAATAAAGGTCGCCGAAGCGATCAATTCACTGAAAGAACTTGTTGGAGCAAAGGCTCTTAAGGTCACACTGGCATTTAGCCATCAGAATGAAGATGCCATCAACATCTCTCTTGCGCAAAAAGCGGGCATTGATTTTGATATTTTCACGCTTGAAACACACAAGCTTTTTGATGAGTCATTAGCGTATGAAAAAGAGATCGAAGCCTTTTTTGGCGTGGAGATCAAACGCTTTAGCGCAAGCGATGAGCAGATTAAAGATTTGGAAGCAAAGGTCGGAGAGTACGGCATCTTTGATGATATTAATTTACGCAAAGAGTGTTGCCATGTTCGCAAGCTTATCCCTTTGGCACAGGCACTTAAAGGGTATGATGGTTGGATTAGTGGTATTCGTATCGCACAGTCTATTACCAGAAGCGATACAAAACTGGTAGAATTTGATGGTAAATTTGAGCTTTTAAAGTTCAACCCACTCACACATTTTAGTGATGAAGATGTGGAGCGCTATATGGCTGAATTTGCTATACCTCAGAACACCTTATATGCTAAAGGCTTTAAAAGTATCGGTTGTAAACCTTGTACACGCGCCATTAAAGAGGGCGAAGATATACGAGCAGGCAGGTGGTGGTGGGAGAACCCAGAACATAAAGAGTGCGGATTGCATCTGCATAAGAAGGATTAA
- the sodC gene encoding superoxide dismutase family protein, with protein sequence MIKKISLAFIVATLPLALFAAETKVALSLATSEGVGEKIGEVTISETKYGLVFTPSIKGVPAGVHGFHVHANPSCEPLKAADGKVTPAGAAGGHFDPKATNAHKGPYSDDGHLGDLPALYADANGDITTPVLAPRLTSLDQIKEHALMLHAGGDNHSDHPAMLGGGGARVACGVIK encoded by the coding sequence ATGATTAAAAAAATCTCTTTAGCCTTTATCGTAGCGACGCTTCCCCTAGCTCTCTTTGCCGCTGAAACCAAAGTAGCACTCAGTCTTGCAACAAGCGAAGGTGTTGGTGAAAAAATCGGTGAAGTTACTATTTCTGAGACAAAATACGGTCTTGTATTTACCCCTTCTATTAAAGGCGTTCCAGCAGGCGTTCATGGCTTCCATGTCCATGCAAACCCTAGTTGTGAACCCTTAAAAGCAGCCGATGGCAAAGTAACGCCTGCAGGAGCGGCAGGCGGACACTTTGACCCAAAAGCAACCAATGCACACAAAGGTCCTTACAGTGATGATGGTCACTTAGGCGATCTTCCTGCACTGTATGCCGATGCCAATGGTGACATTACAACGCCTGTTCTTGCTCCAAGACTCACGTCATTGGATCAAATCAAAGAACACGCTTTGATGCTTCACGCAGGTGGAGACAACCACTCTGACCATCCAGCAATGCTTGGCGGTGGAGGGGCACGCGTTGCGTGTGGTGTTATCAAATAA